GGTCAATGCGTTCACGCGGCTGTGGCTAGGAGTGCGTCCGGCGACGGGGCTTGCGGTGACGGACAGCCTGGAGGGGCCGCCGGAACTGCTGGAGGAGCTTGATCGAGTTCTATGCCTGCCGCAGCCTACGACGGACTGGGGGTTCTGAGGGGGCGGCATCCTGCCCCGCCGAGGACACAGCCGGATGCCGTGGGTACAGCCACCGAACTCAGATGCGGCTGGTGTCCGAATGCCTGTCCCCGCTCCAGATGGGCTGACGTCAGGGGTTGGGCACATCGAAAGTGACTGATCCTATCTCGCAGCGGCTATCGTCCCAGATAGACGCGCGAATAGTGTAGGTTCCCGGCGACAGGGGCTGATCCAGACGGAGAGACACAGAGAATCTGCCCTGGGGGGCGGCGATTGCGGATTCGGCGATGACAAACCGAGAGGCCGCACGGTAACGCGCCTCGTATCCTTCGCGCGTGGCGGGTTCGTCGCGGGTGCCTGACATCGCTGAACTCATTGGGCGCGACAGGGTGACCTTGCCTGTTGCGGTGGAGATCGATGCGCGTCCGTTCACAAGGACGCGATCCGCTTCCGGCCGCACTTGGAACTCCTGCAGCGACGCCGGGAAACGAAGGCGCGTTGCGGGATCGCCCAGCAGGACATAATGGCGCACTACATCGCGGCGCATTCCGGGAAGGTTCTGGGGGCCCTGAACCATCCCGGCCATGGCGTCGGCCTGCTGCCGGAAGGGGCTTGCGTCGGGTTCCAGCACGATCCTGCGGGCGGCGTCCAGTATCTCCCCAAGCGTGGCGTTTTCCTGGCTGAAAGCCGCCTGCACCAGACCCCGTCCAAGCAGTGCGTTCCCGTATGGCTGACAGATGCGCGTGGAGCCGATATACCCCACGGGCCCGGCAGGTCGCTTCAGCACTTGTTCTCCCAGGCTGTCGGTTGACGCGTCGTCGATCTTCGCAGTGTCACAGGCGATCACGGCCATCACCGGCGCGCCCTCGCGGATACTGATTCCGGCAAGATCCCGGACGCGAAGTATGGGTGCTCGGCCCCCGGACCAGTGCACATCATCCAGTTCGTCCTGTCGGCCGTGGCCCACATAGACGAAGAAAAGGCTCCCCGCGTTGAGCATATCCAGGGTCTCGCGCAGGAATTGGGGCGGGTACGGACACAGCGGCGAGCTCGCGTTCCCATGGAGAAGGCTGACCTGGTAGCGCCCGGGAAGGTCAGCGGTGAGTATCTGCGTGAACTGGGACTCGAGCACTGCGTCGATGAACTCGCTGAACCCCGCTCGCCCCACCACGAAACTGACCCTCGCCTGCCAGTCACCCGCCGGCAGGGAAGTCTCATACTCGATGATCCGGTGGACCATGGACGCGAGTTCGTCTGGGGTGTCCGCGGGAAGACGGCCAATGTGCAGCGCAGGGAGACCGTCCTCGCCGGCAGCGTAGTCATAGTCTGTGGCAACATCGCGGTCACTGAGAAACTCGGTGCTGTAGTAGCCTGATGGGGTGACGACCATGGGGACAAACTGCCCGGGCGGACCCGCGGCGTCCCCCACGAGGAGCAAGAACCGAACGCCCCAATCGTGTCGAGCACGGGCGATGAAACGGGTGAGAGCGACGGTGGACTCCGGTGGGCCTGACTGCGCACCGGCAATGGCGCTCAGGGGGACGAGACCCACCCCATAGCCGCAAGCTTGCCTGTGTTCGAGCAGGGGCGCGCAGGCATGGGCCAGGTGGTCCGCGGCGATGATGAGATAGTCCACATGACGCGGACTATCGAGATCAGTGATGAGATGCGGTGAAGCGGCGAAGATAGGCATTGCCGCGAATGTGAGAGCAAGCGTGAGTCCCATGTGGGCGAAGCTCCAATGGCGATATACGGCGGGCCCTAGCCCAGGACGCCGTGACGGACGAGGAAGGGCAGAGCCGGCGGCGGGCGAGATGCCCGCCCCACGCGGCAAAGGCAAAGGCCGACTAGGCGACAGCAGGCGGTTACCAGGCACGAGCCCGGGCCTGCAGGTAGCGGATGGAGTCTACTCCGGCAGGCTGAAATTCGCTCTAGCGGCCGAATCCGCGCCACCGCAGATCGGGACGGCCTCCACGGTCCACTGGCCGGGCTGATCATTGAGCGCAAGCTGCGTCCGGACTGTTATCGGCTGTCCCTCCAGGAGCAGATTCCGTGAGTAATCCTCACATTCGGTCCCGTCGGGTCGCAGGAAACGCAGGCGGACGATCTGGAGCTCCCGGTCCATTGCAGGCGCGATGTTCACAGTGCAAGTGACGGTGCGGTCGGTGCCGATGTTCGCCTGGAGCGCGGGCGGGTTGAGCTTTTGGTCAGTCAGGCAGTAGACGCGGCAGTCGCCGGTCTGCATGGGCGCGGTGATGGTATCCAGCTGCCCCAGGTACTGGCCGGAACGCAGGTCGTAGACGTGCCGGGTTCGGCCAAGCGGCACCCGGGCGACGTCGTCCTCCTCGTCCTGACGCTCGCGCAGCAAGCCGAGGTACTCCAGAGGCCCGGCCTCGTAGCGGATGACCTCGACATGCGGAGCGCGACCGGATGCGAAGGTCACCGGGTACGGCGGCTGAATCCCGAACTGCGCCAGGACGTTGAGCAAGACTGCGCGCATGCCTTTCTCGGTGGCGGTGCCGAACTTGCGCTCATTGTCGAACTCGGCGAGATCGATGTTCAGATACGCCGCGGCGCCCTTGCCCCAGCGATTGATAAGCACCACCGGGACATCGCTTTCCACCGCCCGCCCATGGCCGGCAGCGGATGTGGCGCGGACTTCGGGTTCGGCCGCGGGCAGGCGAATCTCGCCCTCAATGTCCTCGATCACCAGCCCCGGCTTCAGCGTCTGGGCGTCGGCGATGCGCTGGATGCCGAAGACTTCATCCAGCAGGCCCTCGGGTTGGCGCCGGCATTTGGCGTCCATGAGCCCGATGGCCTGGTCGCCGAGAATTCCGCCGCCGTTGTCCACGAAAGCTCTGATCTCCGCGACCTCTTTATCCGACAGCGCGAGGGACTCCGGCAGGATCAGCAGGCTGTAGCGGAAGTCCTCACTAGGCGGGTTGTTGAGGATGCCCTCTTCGATCTGAGCATAGCTTACGAAGTCATACTGCAGCCCCAGGTCCTCGATGAGCTTCACCCACGAGTCACGGACCTTCACGATGTGCTGGTCTTTCCCCGCTAGCAGCGCGGCGTTGATGCTCGGGTGGGAATAGTGGATGGCGATGCGATCGTGCTTGCGTTTCGCCCGACGGATGGCGTCCCACAGGCCCGCCTTGAGTTCGCGGATATTGGCGCGGGTGTCTCGGCCGGATTCGCTGTAAGTGAAGTCCCCGTAGAAGAAGATGGGGGTTGTCCAGGCGCTGATGCCCTTGGTATCGTGCAAGAGGCACCAGAACATCTGGTATTCCAGTCCCTGCCCGGCCTGCCAGTATCCGCACCTGTACGGGGAGCAGCGCACGCCGGTGTGAGGCTGGAAGGAGCGGCGCATCTCGTCGGACCAGCCGGTATTGTACGAATGGTAGTAACTGAAGGCCTTGCTGTTCTGCCACCAGTCCATGCCATTGCCGGGCTTGGGTTCCTGGGTGCCCGACAGACCACATTGGGCACCCGGGTACTCACTTCGGATGGTGTCCTGCACGAGGGTGTAGTACTCGGCTAGACTGTCATTCATGAAGTCCCGGAACTCGGCCCAGGGCGCTGCGTTCGGCCGGCCTTTGACCTCATCGAGGGTCATGGGCATGACCGCATCCCAGCTCGCAAAGCTGGTTTCCCACTCGTCATTCAAGGCATCAAGCGATGCATAGCGTTGCTGCAGCCAGTTGCGGAAGGCTGCGAGAGAGTGTTCGCTGAAGTCGAAGTCGAAGTACTGGGTGTAGTAAGTGAGGCTCATCTCGTCGCCCATGCAGAAGTCGTAGGCACCGCCAAATTGCTTCACCAGTTGGAGCTTGGTCTTCCTGATACCGTCTACGAGAGCCGACAAGTACACAGGGTCCTTGAGGCTGGGGTTGCGCACCAGCCACCGCTTGTCCTTTGTCTTCGCGTACTCTGCTGCCTTCTTTGCATACTCGCGGTCCATAAACTCGGGCACGTCGCGTCCCAGATAGCCGAGGATGCCCAGGAAGGAGTGATCAATGTTCTGGTAGTAATCCCACCAGACTTTGCCCGTGTTGATTTCGGTTTCCCCGTTCATCGCCACGTCCAGGCCGAGGTTCTCCACAAGCGGCCTCATCTCGTCGAACAGGTACTGGCAACGCCACAGGTGCTGCCCGCCCCAACTGGTGAGCGTCAGGCGGTCCAGCTCTCGCGGGGGAATCGCGATGAGAAACGCCTGGCCGGTGTCGTACACTCGGTCGCCCCGAGATAGCGTGAGGTCCCAGCGCATACCGGTGTTGTACAGGATCGGCGGACGGGACTCGAAGGTCAGGTCGGTCTGTGCGCGAGTGACGGTGACTGAGTCCTGAAACAGCAGCCGGCCGTGACAGTCGGTGAGCCTCGCTGTCACCGTTGCGGGCTCGCGAACGGGCTCGGGCAGGCTTGCGCGGCAGGTCAAGCGCAGGGGCACTTTCGAGCGAAAGGCTCGCTGCCAGGGCTGCCCTTTCGGGACCAGTGACTCGGTGTCGATGATGGTCTTCTGCTCGACACTGACCTGCTCCAGCGCCGGGGAGGTCGGGCCATCGAAGCTGAAAGCCCCCCATGCGAGGGAGGCGCCGGCGGAGTCGCGCAGGATAACGTCCACGAAGCACTTGCCGGCCCGCAGTCTGTCAGGCACGGCCACGGAAATACTCTCTTCGGGCTGCGACTTCGCGGTGGCAACCACATT
This genomic stretch from Armatimonadota bacterium harbors:
- a CDS encoding beta-galactosidase; this encodes MLVRRVLPLATLALIILAACPGHSQEQPLTGWTYTCDANPLGDQWADPQFTKLTDGDKNPSRSAIFSGGRVVIEITLPEETRVRRVVAQVHRHNDNYKLTKTTVEALQAGQFVQVGANPEGFWGPTAQSAFTIPIAVDVTTRNLRVIFHAASIVSIQEIELFGEPQQQAATGDYALAFDNRPGARATEMDADNDGRQELILENPRVRLVFEPEGGLCRSFALKDSGAELVGGSGRYGLLRDQLWSPDYSFAERDYFSEMETTPQTARLDLWTQGLGGMLAFTEIRKSISLDADSPVVRVKYRLTNDQNSQTEYSYGLWSHHFLGVRGQDATYFFPTTSGVVEERFEAGKPLETWHWDPARGWAAYVADNGVGLAVSMEYRILNCFYMWAGAGTAIPTFEWRYNLLPLRAGESLETDVTLLPFEGLKRVDGVVGATVGGLEINTDDPAAVRIGLGAVQVDGAEGTEIALRTRSLPDGDWKELGRFPLMDGRLNQEATLGLSPGAYVANCVIYSGGQVTGEFERPFTVGGAKLAYKLEPLEERVGTSGPAQTVQHKGHELSTEVETPHVKWAKPYFSGPIRALVLCDDRYCREVIELWQRLDLEFEYVKFFSTLDKEWLYHGDRSILTLEAAQRRLSEKLEKEFDVIILSGLKWDHHFTPELRRTIAQKVEAGTGLVYIEPEGLKPDDELQGVCGIPDGERRNLNAWGKWEQVAEHYITSGLPWDTLPRTRAMPFATPPQGDVLANYVGQITQPLIVAGKLGQGRVVTLTYDTLTHTPGYRGYSALTPAISYRGNYNLPDEMAKVTWDYFEHWWALLCRCATWAAAKELDLRFQDFQVNDDLSQVSARIVGDLRAPELRDAALEWLFRDRFSNVVATAKSQPEESISVAVPDRLRAGKCFVDVILRDSAGASLAWGAFSFDGPTSPALEQVSVEQKTIIDTESLVPKGQPWQRAFRSKVPLRLTCRASLPEPVREPATVTARLTDCHGRLLFQDSVTVTRAQTDLTFESRPPILYNTGMRWDLTLSRGDRVYDTGQAFLIAIPPRELDRLTLTSWGGQHLWRCQYLFDEMRPLVENLGLDVAMNGETEINTGKVWWDYYQNIDHSFLGILGYLGRDVPEFMDREYAKKAAEYAKTKDKRWLVRNPSLKDPVYLSALVDGIRKTKLQLVKQFGGAYDFCMGDEMSLTYYTQYFDFDFSEHSLAAFRNWLQQRYASLDALNDEWETSFASWDAVMPMTLDEVKGRPNAAPWAEFRDFMNDSLAEYYTLVQDTIRSEYPGAQCGLSGTQEPKPGNGMDWWQNSKAFSYYHSYNTGWSDEMRRSFQPHTGVRCSPYRCGYWQAGQGLEYQMFWCLLHDTKGISAWTTPIFFYGDFTYSESGRDTRANIRELKAGLWDAIRRAKRKHDRIAIHYSHPSINAALLAGKDQHIVKVRDSWVKLIEDLGLQYDFVSYAQIEEGILNNPPSEDFRYSLLILPESLALSDKEVAEIRAFVDNGGGILGDQAIGLMDAKCRRQPEGLLDEVFGIQRIADAQTLKPGLVIEDIEGEIRLPAAEPEVRATSAAGHGRAVESDVPVVLINRWGKGAAAYLNIDLAEFDNERKFGTATEKGMRAVLLNVLAQFGIQPPYPVTFASGRAPHVEVIRYEAGPLEYLGLLRERQDEEDDVARVPLGRTRHVYDLRSGQYLGQLDTITAPMQTGDCRVYCLTDQKLNPPALQANIGTDRTVTCTVNIAPAMDRELQIVRLRFLRPDGTECEDYSRNLLLEGQPITVRTQLALNDQPGQWTVEAVPICGGADSAARANFSLPE